The Toxoplasma gondii ME49 chromosome XI, whole genome shotgun sequence region GACGTGCGGTTGCTGGGGCCTTGGAGACGGAGAACGTTCCTAGTTCAGACGGCCGGTTTGGGGCGACGTTTTCAGAAGGACCAGCGTCGGCTCGCGGAGATCGAGAACAAGAGGCCCGACCGACTCCAGTGAGGTCGTCGCTCCGAAGCAGCTCTTTCCAGTCGCTGCCGGTCTCCTCCGTAGTATCGCGAAGGTCGACCGGAGTCATCGGGACGCAAGGCAGGGGAGTGACCATTGCGACGGACAGCGGCGCGCGGCGTGTCATGACACTCGGCGACTGCCAGAACAATAGCGGCTCCACGATAGCGACGGCTGGTCGCTCGTGCGGAGGCCGGCCACTGCCTCCGGTGCCCCTTCTACCTCTGTCAAGTCTCTCGCAGCGGTTGGGAGCGAGCAGCACTGCGCGAATTCACTCTCGGACATcggcggaggaagagagagcgcgtCGCGAGCGGCTGGCTTGCACGCACCGCGACCGATCCTCTGTGGGCTTGGCGGGTGTCTCTACAGCGCCGCCAAGCTCGGACGCCAGCGACACGGACGACCGCTGGTCTCGCGCCGCGTCAGCTCGGGACTCTCGGGTGTCGCGGACAACGTCGGTGCAAGAAATCCGCCCTCAAGTCTTGCATTCGGCGCGGTCGAGTGCTGGGAGCACATGCTATGGAGTGCCCGCACGAAGCAACACTGCGAGTTTCATCAGACACGGGGAGACTCTCTCGGGAGAGAGTCGACGAGCTTTGGGCGCAAGGCGCGAGAGCCTGGCAAGCCGATACTCGGTGGCTTCTGGCCGAGTGTTCTCGTCCGCGGAGATCTCGTCCTCTGGCTGGGTGCCTACGTGGGGCCAGACACTCATTGACATGGGCCTCGTTCCGCCGCCAGGCACAAATCGCAGCGTCTCTGTTCAGAGAGCGACTGGAAGGCACAGAGACGCTAGCAGGGAGGGTGTATCGGAGGAGTCGAGTTTTGGAGCTACGGGGAGCGTTGGGACCGCGCATGCGATGATATCGCATGCGTTCCCGAGAAGCAACAGTGTGAGCCTTCAGAGAAGCGGGTCGACTTCCTGGGCTGCTTCGGTCCAGGGATCCTCTGCGTCCGCTGCGGGCCGATCCTCCGAAGATCTCAACGACTTCCGCTACCGGCTCCACACAGGGTTTCATTCTTTCGGGTCCCACGGCTCGGGTCGCGTCTCTCAGGAACACTCGCGCGGAGACTCGCCGATTGCACTGCCTTCCCTCGTTTCCCGCTCGACCACTGGAGAGGTGTATAGACAGAGGGTCAGCATGTCGCGGTCGCAAATCGGCGCTTGGCCATACTTCGCCTCcgcagaagacagcgacaacCACGCCACAGGAAGGTCTCGACAgagtgcgcatgcaggaggCCGGGACCGCTCATCGAGCGGTGCAAGACACCACGCGGAGGATCGCTGGCATGCGGCGAGGTCGGCTTCCACAGCTGCACCTGCAGACAGTCGCTACACTCGGTCGGAGTGGACTCGGCTCGGGTACGCAGGAGGATACTACCGGGACGAAGGTGGATCCTGGTCACAGCAGACGGCGGGAGTTTCCACACACAGGtaggagagcgagaaggaagtgagACGCGGACACGAGTTGTACCGGAGAGAGGCCAGCCAGTGCGTGGGCGGAGGGGAGAGGGGGTCTTGGAACTCACGGTGCTGTTCAGATGAAAAGCGAATCTGTAGTGGCGGGCGCTGGGAAGCGGTTTTGCGTTTCAGGCAGGCTTTGCAAGTCGGCTTTTGTTTGCTATGGAAAAGTTAGAAACGATGGACTATTATTGTGGAGTGGTCTGGTGTGACTGTGCAGACACCACAGCAACCGCCAACAAGAAGATCTGGACATTCAAGCTGTGGAAGCCTCTTACCAGAGAAtggagcaagaggaagacgaacgacGCTCTCGGGTGTTGCAGATCCTCATCGACCTCCTGCCGACCAGCGCGTGAGTCGTAGGCTTTCAGGAAACTTAGAAGGGTTAGTGTCCGTTGTTTTGCGTCGCCGCATTTGCCGAAATGAAAATGTGATACTGCTGATTCAGGCTCACAGATTCATTTTGACAGAGTTCTCCCGAGGAAGGAATGGTGCAGTTCGGTTCGGAATCCCGTTGAATTGACCTTGGCAAAATGTGCTGCTCGATGCGCTCcccgttgtctttgcttcagGTTCGACCAGTCGAGAAGCGCGAATCTCTCGGATGAGGCGAAACGGTGCAGCATTTGCTTTGAAGATTATGAGCACGCGGACGAGCTACGCCGCCTGCCATGTACTCACGTCTTCCATAAGAACTGCATAGATGTGTGGCTGCGGCGCAGCTTTGTGTGTCCCATCTGTAAACATGACCTGCGCTCTTCTTTCGAGTAACGCTTCTCGTACAGTCCACGTCTCCAGGGATTGACATTTTAAACTCTAGTCCATGTAGTAGAAAGGCACAAGACACGGACACGTTGTTCCCGCGGCATGTTCTCGTAGCGCCGACGCCGGGTTCCGTCTAGGGACACTGCATTCGTGGCGCTTCGCGTTTAAGCGCTGTTCAAGTAAAACATCACAGGTCTGCACATCAGCACTCGCTTATGGCGCGAAACGTGTTGAGATGTTTCCAAACGTTAGTGTTCGCTGAGAGGAATTCACATCCAGTTGTGGGCCTGAAGTGCAAGTACACCGGCATCGCGGCCGACTTGGCTTTTTTTTTAAAGGACTCCTGTCCTACGTCGTGTTTGGTGACGCCGCCGTCTGCCTTGATGCTCCAAGCGGTCTCCTTCGTTGCACAGACTCGGAGACTGCTAAGCACTCCTCGCTCCGCGTTTTTTAAAGAGGGAGAACGTTCCCGTTTTTTGAGGAGGCGGATATGTCCACGGCGTGTGTCATTCTTTTATTTTAGCGAATCCCTTTCGGTTATCTTTATAGTACAGGTGATATCAATGTAGGAATTTGCGCTTTAACGGAATAATCCCTGAAGTACGATCCCTGTGGAATACACAGTTTGTAAGTCGTCCCCCGTCTCAAAGACACTTGAAACATCCGTACTAAAAACATTTGATGTGTTTTTTGGCTCTTCACCTCCAATGCTTCCGCAGAGGTGCCTGCCTCGCTTGTCACAGACACAGTTGCTCAGGGAGTCCCGCAGAAATGGCCTGTCAAGAGAACGACTGCCGCTTACGTTAATGACTTCACGTTTCGAATTTTTGCCACACTTCCATTCCTTTTTTGACACTATCAATTGTCTCTAGAAAGACCAGACAAGTAAAGTAATTCCACAACTGCGCGTCCAAATTGCTAGAACACTCCACACAGTTACGCCCAGCCATGGCTGCACCAATTCCCACTCACGCCATGGAGTCATTGCCCACTACGCGGTCAGTGAGCGCATCAATTTGAGGTGCCTTCTCAGTTCTTACAGACCAAACGTAAGAAAGGGACAACCTGTATTTTCGCTAGCAGGGGTCTCTGGTTTGGTTAAACATTCACCAAAGACACAGCATGCTACAGATACTGCTCTTAGCGTGTTACTGTGTAGCCCAGCTGAAGTGTACTTGGGCTTCCACTTCAGGTGAGGGACCTAGCCATGGGATGTGACCGACAACGGTTGATTTGGCAGACACAACGGCACAACGGGGACCAGTTTGAGATGAAAAAACCAGCATTCACAACTAACGCGGCGGAGAGTCCTGAGTCCATTAACACTTTTAACGACATGTGTCCACCGTCCACGGGTGCCGCTTTGCATACGTACGGCACGCCCACCAGAAGGGTCCAGACAACTTAATTCCTGTGACGTCAGATGCATCACACAGGAGAAACCACCCGCGCAACAGAGCATCACCGGATACATTAGCATGCTGACGAGACTATCTAGTTTCTTCACGCCCCAACGTCTCGATTCTGGTCAATGCTTGGTTCTTAAAGTGCCACTGGAAGACCCGCCGCGTGTCGCCGCAGTTTCAGAGTCAACACAGCAATTTGCCTTTTGCATTAGGGAAACGAAACACCAGCGTTAGAAATGACACTACCGCCACACAATCTGTGACGTAGCTATGCTTTACTACAATCCGCATCCTCCTCTACAACCGGTCGTTCTCAGTCTCGTTGTACTTGGTCGCCTACGTGTTGAACACCTTAGTTGCACTTCGGCTGCGTCTGAGCATGAGTGCCTGTGTCCGGAAACACGGCGTCTTGCTTTTGAACTTCTGGGAGACTATGTGGTCGGCCGGCGATTTGTTTGACATATTTGTGTACATCAAACCGAGGATCGAAACCGCGAAGAGGAGCGTCAGGAAGAGCCCACGATGGCGTTTCGCTGCGGTAGTTTCGTGCGTGTCGGTCTTCCTTGTTCAGTTCGAAAAATTTCTTGAAATCGATATGCGTGTGCCATCGCATACTATCTCTGCTGTCTGGTGGACCATCCGGCTCTGCTGTAGGGCTTCCGCCATCTCTTTCCTCACACGCCCCATTTTCGAATTCCATTCCGGCAGGGTTACCCTTTGAACCGCCGCTTCGGTCGTGGTCCTCAGAAGTTACGTGTGAGCGTGACTTGTGATTTGTTTCCGAGCCTGTCGGTATCTCCGGaggcaagaggaagaggcgcgcGTCTGCCAGAAGGACAGCATTCGTGTGCTCGTGGATGCTAGCGAGTCTATACATCGGCATCGCATAATCACTGCTCCCGAGCCGTTCCAAGCTGGCTGCACTAGTCGTATCGTGCGCGTTCAAAACCCTCAGCAGCTTTCGGGAGAACTCTAATGTTTCCTGCATGTGGGGCGTGTTGCCAAGTGAGAGCTTAAAGTTCGGGCTGTGTCCAGCGAAAGTCACTCCTTTGATTTCTATGAAGTTAGGCCGCCCCAACTCAACCAGGCGCGCATAGCCCTGCACGAAAATAGAAACGACACACAGAACGACCGCATATATCAATCGTTGGTGCAACATCCTCTGGACGCGTCACAGACCGCAACACCGGTGGTATCCTGATCTTTAAGGCCGGGCACCAGCACAACATGTAGAAAAAAGTCATTACCTCAAGATCGGCGTCATTCACACTTTTGATCAGCGTCATGCGAAGAACTGTccgttctcgtttttctcgaagaATCTCCAGAGATGCCAGCAGACGTTCCCAGTAGTCCGTAAACAGAGGCCGGTCAATTGCTTTTAAATCCTTCTGTACGGAACCAGCGAACAAAGGGGCGGAACAGTTCAGTGGGAAGTCGCCTCCAATGTGGTCAGCTTACAGCTTGGACTGTGAGCGCAGCGATACTTCGACATAGGTCCACAGCACGTTTCTGCGTCCTTGACATCCGGTTCTTCCTCAGGAACTAGCAGGTGACCAGCCCTCGGCTTCGGGCCGCAGTACACCACCTGCGAGTCGTTCTTGCGTGACAGTGACCTAGGTTGCAGTGTTATTTGAGTTATACCGAGTCTTTATAGAACGTAACACTACCACCGGTGAGTCCAAAAGATTTTCGGAAATTCAGATGCACGTAGCTGTTCACCCGTCTCCAACGCGGGCTGGTCGTCAGTGGCACACACTCACAACACCCGCGCACATAATAGTGTAGACCTCAATTGAGGCAGATTGCCTCTCTTTTGCGTCGAGAGTGGAAGATCACCTTGTTCGGTGCGTCTACGCTGACGTAGAGTTGCGTCACCGTGGTGAGGTCGGCAAGGCGGTCCGGGTGTTGGCCGTTCATAACGAGGAAGGAGCTGATcccctttgcatgcagcaagtCTGCGAGAAAGTTGACACGACGCGACAAGCCCGTGTGATTCAGTGATCTCCCACCACGTATGAGACCAAACGATAAATCGGATTGAACCGAACGATCCCTCACAACGGTTTGTGTTTCAGTATCTGCTGTCTTAGTGCCTCGCAACGGCATCGGAAAATGTACAGAACAGTCCCTGTAGAGCATTTCGTCAGAGACAACTCACCTATGAACTCGTTAATACGCGGGTACATAAGTGCCTCGCCTATGAGAGAGAGCGCACAATGTCGAGGTTCCTTGGCTTCTGCAAATGCTTCAGGAGTGACCCAGTGAACGCCTCGCAAGGGTTTGATCAGAGACCAATGTGCTTCAAGCGCATGCTTCAGAACGAACTCCGGGGGGTCGACTTGCCAGCTGAAGATAAGATAGCACCATTGAAAGGACCCAAGCACATAAAACTGAGAAACGCTCTAGGCTCTGACCGGAGCTGGCCAGAAACCGTTTGCTCTCGGTTCAACTCTTTCTGAAGCCACATTCCAGGGAGAATGCGTCGCAAGCAGGCGCTGCCTTCTCTAGCGCCTTGCAGAAACTCCCATGACGACGAGCCATTGCAGGAAGCCGCTACGTCTGATGAATGAACCGTCACGCTTGTCGAACGCGTGGTTCTCTTCAGGCGCTAAAAGGAGACCTGAGCACACACACTGGCgtcagaaagaaacgcggcgcacacacagagaaccAGGGCCTCCTCACCTGAATGTTTTACTAGCAGGATGGGTGTGGTGCCTCCAACAGAAAATGCACCTGTTGCTGCACGCAATGCTTGTGGTCGCCTCCATGCAGCGGTGACTCTCAATGCCGTAGAAGGTATGCTTGTAGCACCCGCCTAGGCCTTGCAACTGCTTTTTCGTCCACCTGGGCAATGGAGGAATACAATTGGCATGAACTGTTCCGGTGACGCAGCTCGCAAACTCCAATAAACCTAAACTGCGGACGCGCTGGTGCCAGTTTCGACGTTGACGTTGCGCGGAAACAGAACAGtgcaaaaaaaaacagtgcTGACGTGAAGGAGAATGACGTCTCTCAAAATAAAACAGCAGTGACGCAGCTACCGAAGCGTTACAAAAAATGAGCGCATGCCTTCAAGCAGGGTCACATAGCTAAATAAGGTAGCGGTCTGGTACGCACTAAAACGGAGGAGCTGCGGGGAGCCAAGCAACTGCGGAACCATTGCGGCATAACACGAACGAAACAAGAAAGGTGTACCGGCAAAGCTTGACAGCTGAGTGGGTCCCAACGACTTTGTAGCCTTGTTTCTCCATCCGCGCGTGCATGCGAGGAGTCACAAGaggtctctgtgtctctccgtctttgtcAACCTGTACAGTCTCGCTCTCCGGCGCGGATGGCTCTAGGGGAAGACGCAGGTGACACGGCGAGAGGCATGAAGAACAgccggcggagacagaaggcgaagaaggagacggactgggagacgaggaagaataCGACGAccaagaggaagcagaagactcTGGTAGCGGGTCCCGAGGCAGGGAGGCTGCTAGCGCGCATTCCGAGGTCCTTGTCGcggtcgacgcatgcgcacgAGACACAGCGAACGACAGACACGAGCCTCCTGCTGGTGAATGGCGAGAATACGGAGAGGGACATCGCCCACTGCTTTGAACAGAAGATGCATATGGACGCATCCTGGAATGGGTGAGGCAATGTAAGCCCTTTGTAGAAGAATTCAACGTGAGAGAATCTGCCGCTCTGCTCGAGTGTCCACCTTGGAGTGTACGTGACCAGCCATGCAGCCAAGGAACGCTTGAGATCGGACCGGCAGTCATCGGTGCCGCAGACGGCTCCGACGAAAACGAATTCTCGGAGACTGGAGAATCGCGGTGCTTCTGTGACACGTGCGTCctcaacgcatgcatgcaaacactGCTTCTGACGGCAGGCAATGCGCCGAGGGGAAACCCCACAACTTTCCCCATGGCGAGATGCCgggcgcagcagcagccgccgaGGCGTgctggagacgaaagaggaaggaatgTCATCCGACGTTTCGGCATTTCGCTCCGCCAGAAAACGAGATCCTCAGACCGCTCGGTGTTTGCggctttcttcctgtccgACGCCTGGAAAGACAAACTCGGCGCAGGTGTCTCAGATAAAATCCCCGTGGTACAGTGGCGACGGGAGTGTGACTGCAACCCTGCTTGCGCGTCGGAAAGAATTGTACCACGGGACCCATTAAGTGTGGCAAAAGTCTTTCGCATGTTCGGAATGTGACTTGCGAGCAGAAATGGTGTAGGGGCGAGAAACGATAGAGCCGTGGGGACAGAAAAGGTTGCGCAATTCGGAAATGCACGGAACCTCTCCCAATGCAGCCTTCTGACGAGGGTGGGTTTTAAGATGGGCAACAATCTCAGTGCCGGAGCAATGACCGGACTGCTCGTGGAGGGAAGACTGAGACACTCGAAGCCATTGCCAGCACCAAAGTCAACGGGGCCGACACGGGCCGTAACGGCGCCGAGTAAAAACGTTTCTGGCTGGCAAATGGAGTAGAGGAataaagaaaaaaaaaggaCATGAAGGCTCTGCGTGGCCGCCGGCATGCCTTGACATCTGATACACATGCGCTGAATAGTGTCAAACAAGACCAATGCGGAAGACCCCACGGCGTTAATCCGGAAGACCGGTTTCGATCTGCTCTGCTACATCCTCCGAGTTTCTTGACAAAAAATAGGTGTCAAGCACCTCAACGTGCAACTTTCTTCGAGATCTCTTGTTGGAGATTCCTTGGAGACGGTCTAGCTGTTCATTACGACTTGAAAGCTGGACAATGACGACGGAGCCATAGGGCGGTCCTCTGTTCAGGATACAGTCCCGCTTTTCTAACAAGTTTCTGAGACGCTTCGCTTTGTGGTGTTGCATGAAATGCGACTAGAACGACATTGGGGGCTTCGATGACCGCGATGTTCCGTCCTTAGAAGATtgccatgcatgcagatgtgcaTTGCAGTTGCTCGCGATAACGGGAAATGGGTCTGTTGAGATATTGTTTCACCACGAGAATGACACGCCACTGCGGACGGGGAAACAAATTACACTGCGTCACCTCTGGTATTTCACTGAACCATCTAAACACGCCGTGAACGAACCCACGGTGGCAACGGACAAGGAAGTTGAATTTGTTGCCaacgttgcatgcatgcaaaggaaCCGAATCACACAGACTACAGAGTGGTCAACAGCCACAAGCTTCTAGGTCAGGGGCGGCAACGACATTTCGCTCCGTTTTCTTCAAGACATGTTTCTGTTAGGAGGGAGCTCGCGAGTCACCTGGACATATTTGTACCCTTTTGTGTTCTTGAAGATCTGGTTGCTGACGCGGCACTCGTCCAGGCACTGGAAATACACAATGTCTCTGGCTGTCCCAGCCTGCTTCGCCACCGTTTCTGAGTTTGTCTGTTTCACACAGGGCATATaccggagaaagaagattcGAAATTCGTTCAAGTCCACAGAAAGGCACGAGCTTCGACCGTCTTCACAGTTTGACCTTAGCAGCAAACGTCGTCATGTTGGTAACTACATGATTAATCAACTCAAGAAGTGTGGTAAAACATACGTTGTTTCATACTGCCTAGAACACAAAATCTTGTCTATGATATTTAAATCGGACGCAGCTGGCTAACACAGGTGATCGAGCGCTCCGATCTCCTTTCAGCATATCGGAACAGCGCTTTATCGCCATGTGCCTGCCCAAGTCTATGTTAAAATCAATCGTCTTCCGTGTCAAAAACTGTGCCTGCATCATCAAAAACATATTGTTTTCGACAGAATCACGTTTTAGATTTCTAATTCAAAACAAAGGCGCGGTACACCATAACCTTGAGCTTGTTTACGTAGTTTTCTGGGCGTCCCCGTGCGGACTGGCCAGATCTCTAGTTCGCCTTGATCCATCTTACCATGATGGCGTCCTCCCTAGCAATAACGGCTGGGACGCCTGAAAAGACCTCCTCAGTTGTTATTCTGTTTGCACGAATAACAATTTGTTCGGAGATCTTTGAGTCATCCCCCACATCCTTCCGCAAAGTAGAGAATAGCCCAAATTTGACGTTCACACCGGCAATCTCGAAGACCGCGACGTTCCTGTCGTAGAACCCTGCAGCATGTGTGTGAGCAGTTCAAGGCATCGGAATATTAGGGCGACAGAAATACGTCCAGACGGAAGATGGCATGAACGCATTGCTTACTTTCACAACAGTCGATGAAGCCGTCGTCATCAAATACGTCAACATAAATCATCAGATCTATGGACGCTGCCGAGTTCTTGATCAAAAGAGTGGTCTTGGTAGGTCTCCTGGGTGGTGCAGGGAAAGGCGGTAAGCCTATTCTTCTGAAAATCGAAGCATACGGAGAAGatgaaaaagcagaaagctgTATTTTAGACGGCATCGCTCGCCTTTAGTCATCCGCGTCTGACTGGGGTGTGACCTTCGATTCCGCTCCGCCTACCAGGTGAGCTTGACAACGCCTGTGATGACAGTTTCTATCGTACCTGAACGAGAAGCTGAAGCCAGGAAGGATTCTCGCGACTTCGTTGTGTCCAAAGAATGTCAGCGTGCTTGAGGAATCTCCCGGAAGCCCCGGAGGATAACCGACTTTTCCAAACCACACGACGTCTTCAGGGTGGTGCGGGCCCAACCGCTGGGATAGCTGCAGCCAGTGAACATGAATAGGTtcgcgagcgagaagcgatCCACTGGTGATAAGGGAAGGGATTCTGCATAAAGcctgtttctcgcgttctccgctTCGAAGTGCTTCGGTGAGACAGTCAGAAGCGACGGACTCCCCGATAAAGAATGTCCCGTCGTTGCGAAGGTGAGCGTTGGTGATCAGCGCCGCGCTGAGCAGGATTCCCACATAGTACAGCAAGCACGCGTAAGGAGACCAAGGCGTTCCCTTATTCTGTGCTAGATCAAAACAGCTTACTTCACTGAAGACTGCTTTATGGTAGCGATCCCTCTCTGTGACAGCAGACAGTTCTATAGTGTAGCGTGCACCGCCAAAGAGGGTCATGCTACTGCGACACCGAAAGATGAATCCTGGCTGTTAGGCTCCACAGACACTCACTTTGAGAGGAAAAGCAAAGCACCACCATTCTCCACCCGCAAGGTCGCCGGCCCTCGAAGAGTAAGCGGTTCCGCGAAACTTTGTAGGCGATGAAGGCCGTTTCGATATTCACCCAGAACTCGTGGCCTTCCCATTACAGGTAAAGGGCTTGTAGGTGCCGGCAGTCGAGAGAGGGCCATTTCAGTAGGGGGTTGT contains the following coding sequences:
- a CDS encoding radical SAM domain-containing protein (encoded by transcript TGME49_315958) gives rise to the protein MCIRCQGMPAATQSLHVLFFSLFLYSICQPETFLLGAVTARVGPVDFGAGNGFECLSLPSTSSPVIAPALRLLPILKPTLVRRLHWERFRAFPNCATFSVPTALSFLAPTPFLLASHIPNMRKTFATLNGSRGTILSDAQAGLQSHSRRHCTTGILSETPAPSLSFQASDRKKAANTERSEDLVFWRSEMPKRRMTFLPLSSPARLGGCCCARHLAMGKVVGFPLGALPAVRSSVCMHALRTHVSQKHRDSPVSENSFSSEPSAAPMTAGPISSVPWLHGWSRTLQGGHSSRAADSLTLNSSTKGLHCLTHSRMRPYASSVQSSGRCPSPYSRHSPAGGSCLSFAVSRAHASTATRTSECALAASLPRDPLPESSASSWSSYSSSSPSPSPSSPSVSAGCSSCLSPCHLRLPLEPSAPESETVQVDKDGETQRPLVTPRMHARMEKQGYKVVGTHSAVKLCRWTKKQLQGLGGCYKHTFYGIESHRCMEATTSIACSNRCIFCWRHHTHPASKTFSWQVDPPEFVLKHALEAHWSLIKPLRGVHWVTPEAFAEAKEPRHCALSLIGEALMYPRINEFIDLLHAKGISSFLVMNGQHPDRLADLTTVTQLYVSVDAPNKKDLKAIDRPLFTDYWERLLASLEILREKRERTVLRMTLIKSVNDADLEGYARLVELGRPNFIEIKGVTFAGHSPNFKLSLGNTPHMQETLEFSRKLLRVLNAHDTTSAASLERLGSSDYAMPMYRLASIHEHTNAVLLADARLFLLPPEIPTGSETNHKSRSHVTSEDHDRSGGSKGNPAGMEFENGACEERDGGSPTAEPDGPPDSRDSMRWHTHIDFKKFFELNKEDRHARNYRSETPSWALPDAPLRGFDPRFDVHKYVKQIAGRPHSLPEVQKQDAVFPDTGTHAQTQPKCN